One genomic segment of Ictidomys tridecemlineatus isolate mIctTri1 chromosome Y, mIctTri1.hap1, whole genome shotgun sequence includes these proteins:
- the Zbed1 gene encoding E3 SUMO-protein ligase ZBED1 has translation MSGRPAGRADDDDAAAAMESKAGDPSSSQADLKLVAHPRAKSKVWKYFGFDTNAEGCILQWKKIYCRICMSQIAYSGNTSNLSYHLEKNHPEEFCEFIKSNTEQMREAFATAFSKLKPDAAAASSSAASSSSSSSSPSTSQPPPPPSASSQLPGAQEALAGKPGLEGRRQQELTGAVLALLCEGLFPASTVDEPAFRALLRAAEPRYELPSARFFGSRALPARYGAVREAVRKELAEAAWCGVSTELWRSDNQNRAYVTLAAHYLGLASPNCLSVASRCLKTFEVPEENAAETITRVLYETFIEWGVSAKVSGATTDGGKDVAQACSLLDIPVHMPCLGRAFDAAIQQAFRLPKLAALLARCRRLVAYFQQSSVARYMLAEKQRLQGAARGMLVSNRVAGWGSTLAMLQRLREQQFAIAGVLVEDSNNHHLMLEAAEWATIDGLVELLQPFKQVAEVLAAARHPTISMVKPLLHMLLNTTLHAKDGDPKDLSMAKEVMAKELTRTYQEAPETDLFLNVATFLDPRYKRLPFLSAFERQQVENRVVQEAKSLLDRAKDGGCPAPPPPLPAEDKPCAGPEEPPAKRPASAIHSLLAEIFCPAAGAEDQEEVTAQLLEELSNFKSQKVLGLHEDPLKWWSGRLALFPVLPQVLQKYWCVAATRVPPERLFGSAANVVSAKRNRLAPAHVDQQVFLYENGRASAASAEAEPEDEDEGEWGLDQEQLFPLGDPASGGFFGLRDGGFL, from the coding sequence ATGAGCGGTCGCCCGGCCGGCCGTGCGGACGACGACGACGCCGCCGCCGCCATGGAGAGCAAGGCCGGGGACCCGTCGTCGTCGCAGGCCGACCTGAAGCTGGTGGCGCACCCCCGCGCCAAGAGCAAGGTGTGGAAGTATTTCGGCTTCGACACCAACGCCGAGGGGTGCATCCTGCAGTGGAAGAAGATCTACTGCCGCATCTGCATGTCGCAGATCGCCTACTCGGGCAACACGTCCAACCTCTCCTACCACCTGGAGAAGAACCACCCCGAGGAGTTCTGCGAGTTCATCAAGAGCAACACGGAGCAGATGCGCGAGGCCTTCGCCACCGCCTTCTCCAAGCTCAAGCCCgacgccgccgccgcctcctcctccgcggcctcgtcctcctcctcctcctcgtccccCTCGACGTCGCAGCCACCGCCCCCGCCGTCCGCGTCGTCGCAGCTGCCAGGGGCGCAGGAGGCGCTGGCCGGGAAGCCCGGGCTGGAGGGCCGCCGGCAGCAGGAGCTGACGGGCGCGGTGCTGGCGCTGCTGTGCGAGGGCCTCTTCCCCGCGTCCACCGTGGACGAGCCCGCGTTCCGCGCGCTGCTGCGGGCGGCCGAGCCCCGCTACGAGCTGCCCAGCGCCCGCTTCTTCGGCAGCCGGGCGCTGCCCGCGCGCTACGGGGCGGTGCGCGAGGCCGTGCGCAAGGAGCTGGCGGAGGCCGCGTGGTGCGGCGTGTCCACCGAGCTGTGGCGCAGCGACAACCAGAACCGCGCCTACGTGACCCTGGCCGCGCACTACCTGGGCCTGGCGTCGCCCAACTGCCTGTCGGTGGCCTCGCGGTGCCTGAAGACGTTCGAGGTGCCCGAGGAGAACGCGGCCGAGACCATCACGCGCGTCCTCTACGAGACCTTCATCGAGTGGGGCGTCAGCGCCAAGGTGTCCGGCGCCACCACCGACGGCGGCAAGGACGTGGCGCAGGCCTGCTCGCTGCTGGACATCCCCGTGCACATGCCGTGCCTGGGCCGCGCCTTCGACGCGGCCATCCAGCAGGCCTTCCGGCTGCCCAAGCTGGCCGCGCTGCTGGCGCGCTGTCGCCGCCTGGTGGCCTACTTCCAACAGTCGTCGGTGGCCAGGTACATGCTGGCCGAGAAGCAGAGGCTGCAGGGCGCCGCGCGCGGCATGCTGGTCAGCAACCGGGTGGCCGGCTGGGGCAGCACGCTGGCCATGCTGCAGCGGCTGCGGGAGCAGCAGTTCGCCATCGCGGGCGTCCTGGTGGAGGACAGCAACAACCACCACCTGATGCTCGAGGCGGCCGAGTGGGCCACCATCGACGGCCTCGTGGAGCTGCTGCAGCCCTTCAAGCAGGTGGCCGAGGTGCTGGCCGCGGCGCGGCACCCGACCATCAGCATGGTCAAGCCGCTGCTGCACATGCTGCTCAACACGACGCTGCACGCCAAGGACGGCGACCCCAAGGATCTGAGCATGGCCAAGGAGGTGATGGCCAAGGAGCTGACCCGCACCTACCAGGAGGCGCCCGAGACGGACCTGTTCCTCAACGTGGCCACCTTCCTGGACCCGCGCTACAAGAGGCTGCCCTTCCTGTCGGCCTTCGAGAGGCAGCAGGTGGAGAACCGCGTGGTGCAGGAGGCCAAGAGTCTCCTGGACAGGGCCAAGGACGGCGGCTGCCCCGCGCCCCCGCCGCCGCTGCCCGCCGAGGACAAGCCGTGCGCGGGGCCCGAGGAGCCTCCGGCCAAGCGTCCGGCCAGCGCCATCCACAGCCTGCTGGCCGAGATCTTCTGCCCGGCGGCCGGCGCCGAGGACCAGGAGGAGGTGACGGCGCAGCTGCTGGAGGAGCTGAGCAACTTCAAGTCGCAGAAGGTCCTGGGCCTGCACGAGGACCCGCTCAAGTGGTGGTCAGGCCGCCTGGCGCTCTTCCCCGTGCTGCCCCAGGTCCTGCAGAAGTACTGGTGCGTGGCCGCCACGCGCGTCCCCCCCGAGCGCCTCTTCGGCTCCGCCGCCAACGTGGTCAGCGCCAAGCGCAACCGCCTGGCCCCCGCGCACGTGGACCAGCAGGTGTTCCTCTACGAGAACGGACGGGCCTCCGCGGCCTCCGCGGAGGCCGAGCCCGAGGACGAGGACGAGGGCGAGTGGGGGCTGGACCAGGAGCAGCTGTTCCCGCTCGGGGACCCGGCCAGCGGCGGCTTCTTCGGGCTCAGGGACGGGGGCTTCCTCTAG
- the Dhrsx gene encoding polyprenol dehydrogenase: protein MSPLSAARAALRVYAAGAAVLVAQLLRRCLGGFAEPVFCQQPDRVAIVTGGTDGIGYATAKYLARLGMHVIIAGNNDAKAQEVIRKIREETLNSKGQALSLPFALF, encoded by the exons ATGTCGCCTTTGTCTGCGGCGCGGGCGGCCCTGCGGGTGTACGCGGCGGGGGCCGCGGTGCTGGTGGCGCAGCTGCTGCGCCGCTGCCTCGGGGGCTTCGCGGAGCCAG TTTTCTGCCAGCAGCCGGACCGCGTGGCCATCGTGACGGGAGGCACGGATGGCATCGGTTACGCCACCGCCAAGTACCTGGCCAGGCTGGGCATGCACGTCATCATAG CTGGGAACAATGACGCCAAAGCCCAAGAAGTCATCCGCAAGATCAGAGAAGAGACGCTCAACAGCAAAGGTCAGGCTCTGTCGCTTCCTTTCGCCTTATTTtga